One genomic region from Hirundo rustica isolate bHirRus1 chromosome 5, bHirRus1.pri.v3, whole genome shotgun sequence encodes:
- the MFHAS1 gene encoding malignant fibrous histiocytoma-amplified sequence 1 isoform X2, whose amino-acid sequence MAQTEPPKAVRLWRDAALRARKLRGGPGEPEPDAGPPGGPPPPPGAAAPRRPSLAAAALGELEALNLSGRGLEELPEEVGAALSGLRVLSLRRNRLSRLPAAALRHLGRLAELDLSHNRLRGLGDGGALTGLRGLRKLSLSHNELGAEGPGLPPRLSELDCLEELDLSFNRLRCLPEDLGRLRHLRTLDVDHNLLPSFPAPLLELAALEELDCSGNRHLGALPEGIAALRRLKILWLSGTGLASLPEGICQLSALESLMLDGNRLQALPAGFGRLQRLKMLNLSSNLLGEFPSAILALPSLEELYLSRNQLTVLPPHLCQLHRLQTLWLDNNRIRYLPDSIVLLHSLEELVLQGNQIAILPEGFGQLSRVTLWKIKDNPLIQPPYEVCMKGIPYIAAYQQELAHSQPALKPRLKLVLMGLKDAGKTLLRRCLMEENEQREDMGSLEAGNTQHRGFPGQQQDIGRVTVGCCPFPEPQDNSSTRVPVVQQVERLPVERQDIPSRVPSHGAKGDTTSPALSLPPNAPRVPLGLGLSGGSKGIEVMDWTADAERGLTFIVYELAGDPSYDVIQSFFLSPGALYVLVVNLSAYVPQHFYPSVGYFLHWLSSKVPHAVVCMVGTHADLCAERELEEKCLDIHHQIAQQEKRDAEGLQNLVQQVDEALGQDFDLRCSSPHAAFYGVSDKNLRRKKAQFQYLLNHRPQILSPVLPFSCQDRCQVRRLRDKLLSVAEHRDIFPNLHRVLPKSWQVLEELHFQPQAQQLWLSWWDSARLGLQAGLTEDRLQSALSYLHESGKLLYFEEHLTLREYVFHNLPRLIDILNVFCQRDATVLLQKLLSDTQVDELRTTQLHHYVEGFLLHGLLPAHVIRLLLKPHIQSREDLQLILELLEKMGLCYCVNKPKCKPLNGAAAWYKFPCYVKNEVPHAEAWTNGTNLSGQSFVVEQLQIEYSFPFIFPPGLFARYSVQINSHVVQRSDGKYQIYAYRGKVPVVVRYRPARGALQPDTLSIASHASLPNIWTAWQAITPLVEELNVLLQEWPGLYYTVHVLCSKCLKRGSPNPHTFPGELLSQPRPEGLTEIICPKNGSERVNVALVYPPTPTVISPCSK is encoded by the exons ATGGCTCAGACGGAGCCCCCGAAGGCGGTGCGGCTGTGGCGCGACGCCGCCCTGCGCGCACGGAAGctgcggggcggccccggcgaGCCCGAGCCGGACGCGGGGCCGCCGGGGGgtccgccgccgccccccggtGCCGCCGCTCCTCGCCGCCCGTccctggcggcggcggcgctgggggagctggaggcTCTGAACCTGAGCGggagggggctggaggagctgcccgAGGAGGTGGGCGCCGCCCTGAGCGGGCTGCGAGTGCTCAGCCTGCGGCGCAACCGGCTGAGCCGCCTGCCCGCCGCCGCCCTGCGCCACCTGGGCCGCCTGGCCGAGCTCGACCTCAGCCACAACCGGCTGCGGGGCCTGGGGGATGGCGGGGCGCTGACGGGGCTGCGGGGCCTGCGCAAGCTCAGCCTCAGCCACAACGAACTGGGCGCCGAGGGCCCGGGGCTGCCCCCCCGCCTCTCCGAGCTGGACTGCCTGGAGGAGCTTGACCTCAGCTTCAACCGCCTGCGCTGCCTACCCGAGGACCTGGGCCGTCTGCGGCACCTCCGCACCCTCGACGTCGATCACAACCTGCTGCCGTCCTTCCCTGCCCCGCTGCTGGAGCTGGCCGCCCTGGAGGAGCTCGACTGTTCCGGCAACCGCCACCTCGGGGCCCTGCCCGAAGGCATCGCCGCCCTCCGCCGCCTCAAGATCCTCTGGCTCAGCGGCACCGGACTGGCATCCCTGCCCGAGGGTATCTGCCAGCTGTCTGCCCTCGAGAGCCTCATGCTGGACGGCAACCGGCTGCAGGCGTTGCCCGCTGGCTTTGGCAGGCTACAGCGGCTGAAGATGCTGAACCTCTCATCCAACCTGCTGGGCGAGTTCCCCTCTGCCATCCTGGCGCTGCCCAGTCTGGAGGAGCTCTACCTGAGCCGCAACCAGCTCACTGTGCTGCCCCCTCACCTCTGTCAGCTCCACCGGCTCCAAACTCTCTGGCTGGACAACAACCGCATCCGCTACCTGCCTGACTCCATCGTGCTCCTCCATagcctggaggagctggtcCTGCAAGGCAACCAGATCGCCATCCTGCCTGAGGGCTTTGGGCAGCTTTCCCGTGTCACCCTCTGGAAAATCAAAGACAACCCCCTCATCCAGCCCCCCTATGAGGTGTGCATGAAAGGCATCCCCTACATCGCAGCCTaccagcaggagctggcccACTCCCAGCCTGCCCTTAAACCCCGCCTCAAACTAGTCCTCATGGGCCTAAAGGATGCAGGAAAGACGCTGCTGAGACGGTGCCTCATGGAGGAAAATGAGCAGAGGGAGGACATGGGAAGCCTGGAAGCAGGGAACACCCAGCACAGAGGGTTTCCTGGGCAACAGCAGGACATTGGGAGGGTGACAGTTGGGTGTTGCCCCTTTCCGGAACCTCAAGACAATTCCTCAACTCGGGTACCTGTCGTGCAGCAGGTGGAACGTCTCCCTGTTGAGCGACAGGATATCCCTTCTCGTGTGCCCTCCCACGGAGCAAAAGGGGACACAACATCCCCCGCACTGTCACTGCCACCCAATGCGCCGCGAGTACCACTGGGACTAGGTCTATCAGGAGGCAGTAAGGGCATCGAGGTGATGGACTGGACAGCCGATGCAGAGAGGGGCCTGACATTCATTGTGTATGAGCTGGCAGGGGACCCGAGCTATGATGTGATCCagtctttcttcctctcccctggAGCCTTGTACGTGCTGGTGGTGAATTTGAGTGCCTACGTTCCTCAGCACTTCTACCCCTCTGTGGGCTATTTCTTACACTGGCTCAGTTCCAAGGTGCCCCATGCTGTAGTGTGCATGGTGGGAACCCATGCCGACCTCTGTGCAGAGCGGGAGTTGGAAGAGAAGTGCCTGGATATCCATCACCAGATCGCTCAGCAGGAGAAGAGAGATGCTGAGGGCCTCCAGAACTTGGTTCAGCAGGTGGATGAGGCTCTGGGACAGGACTTTGACCTGCGCTGCTCCAGCCCGCATGCTGCCTTTTACGGGGTCTCAGACAAGAACTTGCGGCGAAAGAAAGCCCAGTTTCAGTATCTTCTCAACCACCGCCCGCAGATCCTCTCTCCAGTGCTGCCTTTCAGCTGCCAGGACCGTTGCCAGGTGCGTCGCCTGCGGGACAAGCTCCTCTCGGTGGCTGAGCACCGGGATATCTTCCCAAACCTGCACCGGGTGTTGCCCAAGTCCTGgcaagtgctggaggagctgcactTCCAGCCTCAAGCTCAGCAGTTGTGGCTTAGCTGGTGGGACTCTGCCCGGCTGGGCTTGCAGGCAGGCCTGACGGAGGATCGGCTCCAGAGCGCCCTGTCCTACCTGCACGAGAGTGGAAAGCTGCTCTACTTTGAGGAGCATCTCACCTTGCGGGAGTATGTGTTCCACAACCTGCCACGGCTCATAGACATCCTCAATGTCTTTTGCCAGCGGGACGCCACCGTGCTGCTCCAGAAATTGCTCAGTGACACCCAGGTTGACGAACTGAGGACCACTCAGCTCCATCATTACGTGGAGGGCTTCTTGCTGCATGGCCTCCTTCCTGCCCACGTTATCCGTCTCCTTCTTAAGCCTCACATCCAGAGTCGGGAGGATCTGCAGCTCattctggagctgctggagaagatgGGGCTCTGTTACTGTGTCAACAAACCCAAATGCAAGCCCTTAAATGGGGCGGCCGCTTGGTACAAGTTTCCCTGCTATGTGAAAAACGAGGTGCCCCATGCCGAGGCGTGGACCAACGGCACCAATCTGAGCGGACAGTCCTTTGTGGTCGAGCAGCTGCAGATTGAATATAGCTTTCCATTCATTTTCCCACCCGGCTTGTTTGCACGCTACAGTGTCCAGATTAACAGCCACGTGGTTCAGCGATCAGATGGCAAATACCAGATTTATGCCTACCGGGGAAAGGTGCCTGTGGTGGTGCGTTACCGGCCTGCcaggggagctctgcagccagacaCTCTGTCTATCGCTAGTCATGCGTCCCTACCAAATATCTGGACAGCTTGGCAAGCTATTACGCCTTTAGTGGAAGAACTGAATGTCCTGCTCCAGGAATGGCCGGGCCTGTACTACACTGTGCATGTCCTCTGTTCAAAGTGCCTTAAAAGAGGGTCACCCAACCCACACACTTTTCCAG GAGAACTGCTGAGTCAGCCGAGACCAGAGGGCCTGACGGAGATCATCTGTCCCAAGAACGGCAGCGAGCGAGTTAATGTTGCCTTGGTTTACCCCCCCACTCCTACTGTGATCAGCCCTTGTTCCAAGTGA
- the MFHAS1 gene encoding malignant fibrous histiocytoma-amplified sequence 1 isoform X1: MAQTEPPKAVRLWRDAALRARKLRGGPGEPEPDAGPPGGPPPPPGAAAPRRPSLAAAALGELEALNLSGRGLEELPEEVGAALSGLRVLSLRRNRLSRLPAAALRHLGRLAELDLSHNRLRGLGDGGALTGLRGLRKLSLSHNELGAEGPGLPPRLSELDCLEELDLSFNRLRCLPEDLGRLRHLRTLDVDHNLLPSFPAPLLELAALEELDCSGNRHLGALPEGIAALRRLKILWLSGTGLASLPEGICQLSALESLMLDGNRLQALPAGFGRLQRLKMLNLSSNLLGEFPSAILALPSLEELYLSRNQLTVLPPHLCQLHRLQTLWLDNNRIRYLPDSIVLLHSLEELVLQGNQIAILPEGFGQLSRVTLWKIKDNPLIQPPYEVCMKGIPYIAAYQQELAHSQPALKPRLKLVLMGLKDAGKTLLRRCLMEENEQREDMGSLEAGNTQHRGFPGQQQDIGRVTVGCCPFPEPQDNSSTRVPVVQQVERLPVERQDIPSRVPSHGAKGDTTSPALSLPPNAPRVPLGLGLSGGSKGIEVMDWTADAERGLTFIVYELAGDPSYDVIQSFFLSPGALYVLVVNLSAYVPQHFYPSVGYFLHWLSSKVPHAVVCMVGTHADLCAERELEEKCLDIHHQIAQQEKRDAEGLQNLVQQVDEALGQDFDLRCSSPHAAFYGVSDKNLRRKKAQFQYLLNHRPQILSPVLPFSCQDRCQVRRLRDKLLSVAEHRDIFPNLHRVLPKSWQVLEELHFQPQAQQLWLSWWDSARLGLQAGLTEDRLQSALSYLHESGKLLYFEEHLTLREYVFHNLPRLIDILNVFCQRDATVLLQKLLSDTQVDELRTTQLHHYVEGFLLHGLLPAHVIRLLLKPHIQSREDLQLILELLEKMGLCYCVNKPKCKPLNGAAAWYKFPCYVKNEVPHAEAWTNGTNLSGQSFVVEQLQIEYSFPFIFPPGLFARYSVQINSHVVQRSDGKYQIYAYRGKVPVVVRYRPARGALQPDTLSIASHASLPNIWTAWQAITPLVEELNVLLQEWPGLYYTVHVLCSKCLKRGSPNPHTFPGELLSQPRPEGLTEIICPKNGSERVNVALVYPPTPTVISPCSK; the protein is encoded by the exons ATGGCTCAGACGGAGCCCCCGAAGGCGGTGCGGCTGTGGCGCGACGCCGCCCTGCGCGCACGGAAGctgcggggcggccccggcgaGCCCGAGCCGGACGCGGGGCCGCCGGGGGgtccgccgccgccccccggtGCCGCCGCTCCTCGCCGCCCGTccctggcggcggcggcgctgggggagctggaggcTCTGAACCTGAGCGggagggggctggaggagctgcccgAGGAGGTGGGCGCCGCCCTGAGCGGGCTGCGAGTGCTCAGCCTGCGGCGCAACCGGCTGAGCCGCCTGCCCGCCGCCGCCCTGCGCCACCTGGGCCGCCTGGCCGAGCTCGACCTCAGCCACAACCGGCTGCGGGGCCTGGGGGATGGCGGGGCGCTGACGGGGCTGCGGGGCCTGCGCAAGCTCAGCCTCAGCCACAACGAACTGGGCGCCGAGGGCCCGGGGCTGCCCCCCCGCCTCTCCGAGCTGGACTGCCTGGAGGAGCTTGACCTCAGCTTCAACCGCCTGCGCTGCCTACCCGAGGACCTGGGCCGTCTGCGGCACCTCCGCACCCTCGACGTCGATCACAACCTGCTGCCGTCCTTCCCTGCCCCGCTGCTGGAGCTGGCCGCCCTGGAGGAGCTCGACTGTTCCGGCAACCGCCACCTCGGGGCCCTGCCCGAAGGCATCGCCGCCCTCCGCCGCCTCAAGATCCTCTGGCTCAGCGGCACCGGACTGGCATCCCTGCCCGAGGGTATCTGCCAGCTGTCTGCCCTCGAGAGCCTCATGCTGGACGGCAACCGGCTGCAGGCGTTGCCCGCTGGCTTTGGCAGGCTACAGCGGCTGAAGATGCTGAACCTCTCATCCAACCTGCTGGGCGAGTTCCCCTCTGCCATCCTGGCGCTGCCCAGTCTGGAGGAGCTCTACCTGAGCCGCAACCAGCTCACTGTGCTGCCCCCTCACCTCTGTCAGCTCCACCGGCTCCAAACTCTCTGGCTGGACAACAACCGCATCCGCTACCTGCCTGACTCCATCGTGCTCCTCCATagcctggaggagctggtcCTGCAAGGCAACCAGATCGCCATCCTGCCTGAGGGCTTTGGGCAGCTTTCCCGTGTCACCCTCTGGAAAATCAAAGACAACCCCCTCATCCAGCCCCCCTATGAGGTGTGCATGAAAGGCATCCCCTACATCGCAGCCTaccagcaggagctggcccACTCCCAGCCTGCCCTTAAACCCCGCCTCAAACTAGTCCTCATGGGCCTAAAGGATGCAGGAAAGACGCTGCTGAGACGGTGCCTCATGGAGGAAAATGAGCAGAGGGAGGACATGGGAAGCCTGGAAGCAGGGAACACCCAGCACAGAGGGTTTCCTGGGCAACAGCAGGACATTGGGAGGGTGACAGTTGGGTGTTGCCCCTTTCCGGAACCTCAAGACAATTCCTCAACTCGGGTACCTGTCGTGCAGCAGGTGGAACGTCTCCCTGTTGAGCGACAGGATATCCCTTCTCGTGTGCCCTCCCACGGAGCAAAAGGGGACACAACATCCCCCGCACTGTCACTGCCACCCAATGCGCCGCGAGTACCACTGGGACTAGGTCTATCAGGAGGCAGTAAGGGCATCGAGGTGATGGACTGGACAGCCGATGCAGAGAGGGGCCTGACATTCATTGTGTATGAGCTGGCAGGGGACCCGAGCTATGATGTGATCCagtctttcttcctctcccctggAGCCTTGTACGTGCTGGTGGTGAATTTGAGTGCCTACGTTCCTCAGCACTTCTACCCCTCTGTGGGCTATTTCTTACACTGGCTCAGTTCCAAGGTGCCCCATGCTGTAGTGTGCATGGTGGGAACCCATGCCGACCTCTGTGCAGAGCGGGAGTTGGAAGAGAAGTGCCTGGATATCCATCACCAGATCGCTCAGCAGGAGAAGAGAGATGCTGAGGGCCTCCAGAACTTGGTTCAGCAGGTGGATGAGGCTCTGGGACAGGACTTTGACCTGCGCTGCTCCAGCCCGCATGCTGCCTTTTACGGGGTCTCAGACAAGAACTTGCGGCGAAAGAAAGCCCAGTTTCAGTATCTTCTCAACCACCGCCCGCAGATCCTCTCTCCAGTGCTGCCTTTCAGCTGCCAGGACCGTTGCCAGGTGCGTCGCCTGCGGGACAAGCTCCTCTCGGTGGCTGAGCACCGGGATATCTTCCCAAACCTGCACCGGGTGTTGCCCAAGTCCTGgcaagtgctggaggagctgcactTCCAGCCTCAAGCTCAGCAGTTGTGGCTTAGCTGGTGGGACTCTGCCCGGCTGGGCTTGCAGGCAGGCCTGACGGAGGATCGGCTCCAGAGCGCCCTGTCCTACCTGCACGAGAGTGGAAAGCTGCTCTACTTTGAGGAGCATCTCACCTTGCGGGAGTATGTGTTCCACAACCTGCCACGGCTCATAGACATCCTCAATGTCTTTTGCCAGCGGGACGCCACCGTGCTGCTCCAGAAATTGCTCAGTGACACCCAGGTTGACGAACTGAGGACCACTCAGCTCCATCATTACGTGGAGGGCTTCTTGCTGCATGGCCTCCTTCCTGCCCACGTTATCCGTCTCCTTCTTAAGCCTCACATCCAGAGTCGGGAGGATCTGCAGCTCattctggagctgctggagaagatgGGGCTCTGTTACTGTGTCAACAAACCCAAATGCAAGCCCTTAAATGGGGCGGCCGCTTGGTACAAGTTTCCCTGCTATGTGAAAAACGAGGTGCCCCATGCCGAGGCGTGGACCAACGGCACCAATCTGAGCGGACAGTCCTTTGTGGTCGAGCAGCTGCAGATTGAATATAGCTTTCCATTCATTTTCCCACCCGGCTTGTTTGCACGCTACAGTGTCCAGATTAACAGCCACGTGGTTCAGCGATCAGATGGCAAATACCAGATTTATGCCTACCGGGGAAAGGTGCCTGTGGTGGTGCGTTACCGGCCTGCcaggggagctctgcagccagacaCTCTGTCTATCGCTAGTCATGCGTCCCTACCAAATATCTGGACAGCTTGGCAAGCTATTACGCCTTTAGTGGAAGAACTGAATGTCCTGCTCCAGGAATGGCCGGGCCTGTACTACACTGTGCATGTCCTCTGTTCAAAGTGCCTTAAAAGAGGGTCACCCAACCCACACACTTTTCCAG GAGAACTGCTGAGTCAGCCGAGACCAGAGGGCCTGACGGAGATCATCTGTCCCAAGAACGGCAGCGAGCGAGTTAATGTTGCCTTGGTTTACCCCCCCACTCCTACTGTGATCAGCCCTTGTTCCAA ATAA